Proteins encoded in a region of the Luteolibacter flavescens genome:
- a CDS encoding CopG family ribbon-helix-helix protein, giving the protein MTSISLKIPDELASRLDAAALAQRTSRSAIIREALEEKLESLARDNRPSLLEQSLDLCGSGASDIGDLSSNPDHSLDFGKRSQS; this is encoded by the coding sequence ATGACGTCGATCTCGCTGAAGATCCCGGATGAGCTTGCATCGAGGCTGGACGCCGCGGCACTGGCGCAGCGGACCAGTAGATCTGCCATCATCCGCGAAGCTCTGGAAGAGAAGCTTGAATCATTGGCCCGAGACAACAGGCCGAGTCTTCTGGAACAGAGCCTCGATCTCTGCGGTTCTGGTGCCAGCGACATCGGCGACCTGTCCTCGAATCCCGATCATTCCCTGGACTTTGGCAAGCGCTCTCAATCCTGA
- a CDS encoding DUF1501 domain-containing protein translates to MILRPPTGNFCGRVHRREFLHQIGGGFTSLALAGMLSRDGAFASEIGFENPLAPKQPQLPAKAKAVIFLFMYGGPSHMDTFDYKPKMYPLDGKSIPIKTFGRGGKKNEGRVVGPKWNFRQYGESGKWVSDLFPNVGGCVDDIAFIHSMTADSPIHGSAMLMMNSGSLLTGKPSLGSWINYGLGSLNENLPGYVVMLDKTGGPISGAKNWSSGYMPASYQGVVFRSQGNPILNLQNRPGMDRVQQRSMLDFLGDINQGHMKGREHNSDLAARIASYELAFRMQATAPEAIDVDSEPEHIKKLYGMDGSRTDDFARKCILARRLVERGTRFIQIYSGGAHNDDNWDAHGDLVKNHEYHAGNTDKPIAGLLQDLKQRGLLDETLVIWGGEFGRQPTAEYAEGTGRDHNAYGFTTWMAGGGIKGGTSFGETDELGGEAVKDRVQVKNLHATVLQQMGLDPNHLTYFYGGLDQKLVGVEGADPIQELIA, encoded by the coding sequence ATGATCCTGCGCCCACCTACCGGTAATTTCTGCGGACGTGTCCATCGCCGTGAGTTCCTCCATCAGATCGGTGGCGGCTTCACCTCGCTCGCACTCGCCGGCATGCTTTCTCGCGATGGTGCTTTTGCGTCCGAGATAGGATTCGAGAATCCGCTCGCGCCGAAGCAGCCGCAGCTCCCCGCGAAGGCGAAGGCGGTGATCTTCCTCTTCATGTATGGCGGCCCGAGCCACATGGATACCTTCGACTACAAGCCGAAGATGTACCCGCTGGATGGCAAGAGCATCCCGATCAAGACCTTCGGCCGCGGCGGCAAGAAGAACGAGGGCCGCGTGGTCGGACCGAAGTGGAATTTCCGCCAATATGGCGAGTCCGGAAAGTGGGTCTCGGATCTCTTCCCGAATGTCGGCGGCTGCGTCGATGACATCGCCTTCATCCACTCGATGACGGCGGACTCTCCGATCCACGGATCGGCAATGCTGATGATGAACAGCGGCTCGCTGCTGACGGGCAAGCCGTCGCTTGGCTCGTGGATCAACTACGGTCTCGGTTCGCTGAACGAGAACCTGCCCGGCTACGTGGTGATGCTCGACAAGACGGGCGGCCCGATCTCGGGCGCGAAGAACTGGAGCAGCGGTTACATGCCCGCCAGCTATCAGGGCGTCGTCTTCCGGTCGCAGGGAAACCCGATCCTGAATTTGCAGAATCGCCCCGGGATGGATCGCGTGCAGCAGCGCTCGATGCTCGATTTCCTCGGCGACATCAACCAGGGCCACATGAAGGGCCGCGAGCACAACAGCGACCTGGCCGCACGCATCGCGTCGTATGAGCTCGCCTTCCGCATGCAGGCCACCGCGCCCGAGGCCATCGACGTGGACAGCGAGCCGGAGCACATCAAGAAGCTCTATGGCATGGACGGCAGCCGCACGGATGACTTCGCGCGCAAGTGCATCCTCGCCCGCCGCCTGGTCGAGCGTGGCACCCGCTTCATCCAGATCTATTCCGGCGGCGCGCACAATGACGACAACTGGGATGCCCACGGCGACCTCGTGAAGAACCACGAGTATCACGCTGGCAATACCGACAAGCCGATCGCCGGCCTGCTCCAGGATCTCAAGCAGCGCGGCCTGCTCGATGAAACACTCGTCATCTGGGGCGGCGAATTCGGCCGCCAGCCGACTGCCGAATACGCCGAGGGCACCGGCCGCGATCACAATGCCTACGGCTTCACCACCTGGATGGCCGGCGGCGGCATCAAGGGCGGCACCAGCTTTGGCGAGACCGACGAACTCGGTGGAGAAGCGGTGAAGGACCGCGTGCAGGTGAAGAACCTCCACGCCACCGTCCTCCAGCAGATGGGCCTCGACCCGAACCACCTCACCTACTTCTACGGTGGCCTCGACCAGAAGCTCGTCGGCGTCGAAGGCGCGGATCCGATCCAGGAGCTGATTGCCTGA
- a CDS encoding PSD1 and planctomycete cytochrome C domain-containing protein, producing the protein MRNTLVIGLGALGFAATSSGAAETEGVEFFRNEVKPILEQNCFKCHGGVDEKGHPRVRGGLQLISRKGLMKGGAHGPSFNETDPAKSPLLEAISYKNEDLQMPPRGKLPDEDLAKITRWLEMGAPWTPEDADVMVEIHDPLAGVTEVNEKTKAHWSYKPMERHEPPKVSDPAWSENPVDAFIRAKLDEKGLQPVGEASKAALLRRLSYDLTGLPPSLEEIRSFEADTSPDAWSKQVDRLLAAPQYGEKWARHWLDIVRYAESNGFERDNEKPFVWRYRDYVIRSFNSDKPYDRFVAEQIAGDELPDKTADSQVATGMLRLMAWDDEPADRKQHFYDVMDDNVRTVTEGFLAMTAGCARCHDHKGDPIPQSDYFKFVSFFRGTEPMGKGGKQTQFIQSPELAENRGEQLAEFRAEEKRIRDWMARTEQGALNNVNRTRPEIAARVSNIATTDRWLVTDARTRPTTWHYTTQKPAEDWSSVGFRAENANWQQGPAGFGTAAPGVQARTVWTGSDIWLQTTFGLEAVPKSVLLHLYHDEDIEIYLNGQPVLQREHHVAEYEQIKAPREFMAALQTGRNVLSVHVRQTAGGQFFDLGLEVDAVTPSDLVLNRQYRAVARKDRETYRRGQARLEEIEQQKKSPGIEAMVITEVGPVPPPTHIHLRGSAHAEGDEVQPGFPAIWGGAPAPVLPPAADAKSSGRRLALAKWMTQPDNPRTARVMVNRIWQHHFNRGLSPTPNDFGYLGTAPTHPELLDWLATEFVAKGWSVKAMHRLLLNSKAYKLSIASNEKDATVDPANDFFWRFNPRRLGAEELRDSILLSTGELNLEMSGPSVFVPMPEEVLATSSTKGGKWGVSPPDQANRRSVYVKIKRSLQPPMFTDFDLADTDTTCPTRFTTTVPTQALAMMNSEFIHEKATALAKRLEQEHAGDLQAQVKRAFELVVSRQPDESEVIRSLAFINQLKTENQLAPELALQRFAVAVFSFNEFFYLD; encoded by the coding sequence ATGAGGAACACGCTGGTCATCGGTCTTGGCGCACTGGGTTTCGCCGCCACCTCTTCGGGTGCGGCGGAAACGGAAGGCGTGGAGTTCTTTCGCAACGAGGTGAAGCCGATCCTGGAGCAGAATTGCTTCAAGTGCCACGGCGGCGTCGATGAGAAGGGACACCCGCGCGTCCGTGGCGGGCTGCAACTCATCAGCCGCAAGGGTCTGATGAAGGGCGGCGCGCACGGCCCGTCATTCAACGAGACCGACCCGGCGAAGAGCCCCCTGCTGGAGGCGATTTCCTACAAGAACGAGGACCTGCAGATGCCGCCGCGCGGCAAGCTGCCGGACGAGGATCTGGCGAAGATCACCCGCTGGCTGGAGATGGGCGCGCCATGGACGCCGGAGGATGCCGACGTCATGGTGGAGATCCACGATCCGCTGGCCGGGGTGACCGAGGTGAATGAAAAGACCAAGGCCCACTGGTCCTACAAGCCGATGGAGCGCCACGAGCCGCCGAAGGTCTCCGACCCCGCGTGGTCGGAGAATCCGGTGGACGCCTTCATCCGCGCGAAGCTGGACGAGAAGGGCCTGCAACCGGTGGGCGAGGCGTCGAAGGCCGCCTTGCTACGACGTCTCTCGTACGACCTGACCGGCCTGCCGCCGTCGCTGGAGGAGATCCGGTCTTTCGAGGCGGATACCTCCCCGGACGCGTGGAGCAAGCAGGTGGACCGCCTGCTCGCCGCCCCGCAGTATGGGGAGAAGTGGGCGCGCCATTGGCTGGATATCGTGCGCTACGCCGAGTCGAATGGCTTCGAGCGTGACAATGAGAAGCCCTTCGTCTGGCGCTACCGCGACTACGTCATCCGCAGCTTCAATAGCGACAAGCCGTACGACCGTTTCGTGGCCGAGCAGATCGCAGGCGACGAGCTTCCGGACAAGACCGCGGATTCGCAGGTCGCCACCGGCATGCTGCGGCTGATGGCTTGGGACGACGAGCCCGCCGACCGCAAGCAGCACTTCTACGACGTGATGGACGACAATGTCCGCACCGTGACCGAGGGCTTCCTCGCGATGACCGCCGGGTGTGCGCGTTGCCACGATCACAAAGGCGACCCGATCCCGCAGTCCGACTATTTCAAGTTCGTCTCCTTCTTTCGCGGCACCGAGCCGATGGGGAAGGGGGGCAAGCAGACGCAGTTCATCCAATCGCCCGAGTTGGCCGAGAACCGCGGCGAGCAGCTCGCGGAATTCCGCGCCGAGGAAAAGCGCATTCGCGACTGGATGGCGCGCACCGAGCAGGGTGCCCTGAACAATGTGAATCGCACCCGTCCGGAGATTGCCGCGCGGGTGAGCAATATCGCCACGACGGACCGCTGGCTCGTCACCGATGCCCGCACGCGTCCGACGACGTGGCATTACACCACGCAGAAGCCGGCGGAGGATTGGTCGTCGGTGGGCTTCCGCGCAGAGAATGCGAATTGGCAGCAGGGTCCTGCGGGCTTCGGCACCGCGGCTCCCGGCGTGCAGGCTCGCACCGTGTGGACGGGCTCGGACATCTGGCTCCAGACCACATTCGGCCTCGAGGCCGTGCCGAAGTCGGTGCTGCTGCACCTCTATCACGACGAGGACATCGAGATCTACCTGAATGGCCAGCCCGTGCTCCAGCGCGAGCACCACGTGGCGGAGTACGAGCAGATCAAGGCACCGCGTGAGTTCATGGCCGCGCTGCAGACCGGTCGGAACGTCCTTTCCGTCCACGTCCGCCAGACTGCCGGTGGGCAGTTCTTCGACCTCGGTCTGGAAGTCGATGCCGTCACGCCGTCGGACTTGGTGCTGAATCGCCAATATCGCGCGGTGGCCCGGAAGGATCGCGAGACCTACCGCCGCGGCCAGGCCCGGTTGGAGGAGATCGAGCAGCAGAAGAAGTCGCCGGGCATCGAGGCGATGGTGATCACGGAAGTCGGCCCTGTGCCTCCTCCGACGCACATCCACCTGCGTGGCAGCGCCCATGCGGAGGGGGATGAGGTGCAGCCGGGCTTCCCCGCAATCTGGGGTGGTGCACCTGCTCCGGTGCTTCCTCCGGCCGCCGATGCGAAGAGCAGCGGCCGTCGCCTCGCCCTCGCGAAGTGGATGACGCAGCCGGATAATCCGCGTACTGCACGGGTGATGGTGAACCGCATCTGGCAGCACCATTTCAATCGCGGCCTGAGCCCGACGCCGAATGACTTCGGCTACCTCGGCACCGCGCCGACCCATCCCGAGCTGCTCGACTGGCTCGCCACGGAATTCGTCGCGAAGGGCTGGAGCGTGAAGGCGATGCATCGCCTGCTGCTGAACTCGAAGGCATACAAGCTCTCCATCGCCTCGAACGAGAAGGATGCCACGGTTGATCCGGCCAATGACTTCTTCTGGCGCTTCAATCCGCGCCGCCTCGGTGCGGAGGAATTGCGCGACTCCATCTTGCTCAGCACCGGCGAGCTGAATCTGGAGATGAGCGGTCCGAGCGTCTTCGTCCCAATGCCGGAGGAGGTGCTGGCCACTTCTTCAACGAAGGGCGGCAAGTGGGGCGTGAGCCCGCCGGACCAAGCGAATCGCCGCAGCGTGTATGTGAAGATCAAGCGCTCGCTGCAGCCGCCGATGTTCACGGACTTCGACCTCGCAGATACGGATACCACCTGTCCGACGCGTTTCACCACCACGGTGCCGACCCAGGCGCTGGCGATGATGAACAGCGAATTCATCCACGAGAAGGCCACCGCCTTGGCGAAGCGTCTCGAACAGGAGCACGCCGGTGACCTGCAGGCGCAGGTGAAGCGAGCCTTCGAGCTCGTGGTCTCCCGCCAGCCGGACGAGAGCGAGGTCATCCGCTCGCTCGCCTTCATCAATCAACTCAAGACCGAGAACCAGCTCGCACCCGAACTCGCCTTGCAACGCTTCGCGGTCGCCGTCTTCAGCTTCAACGAATTCTTCTATCTGGATTAA
- a CDS encoding IclR family transcriptional regulator, producing MTNESDWENSADNPRARYIVPNLDRALVMLELLSSRPEGINVSDLGVELKIPKNSAFRIAVTLENRGFLEKVEGTKRYKLTPRLLVLGAMSVTDANLFEKSIDVMRRLRDATGETALLGTIIDTEGVVLDQALGTHHFKFAVDPGTRFCLHTAAPGKAMLAAMPEEERTQRVMKMKLPRFTANTITTHDAFLAHLKEVGERGYGFDLAEEMEGQTCIGAAIRGATGGVIAALWITAPSSRIPDTQLDTFGAVVKAHADEISGRFGAVLSQIS from the coding sequence ATGACAAACGAATCTGACTGGGAGAACAGCGCCGACAATCCTCGCGCGCGCTATATTGTACCAAATCTCGACCGTGCACTCGTGATGCTGGAACTCCTGAGTTCCCGTCCCGAGGGGATCAACGTCAGCGACTTGGGCGTTGAACTGAAGATCCCGAAGAACAGCGCCTTCCGCATCGCGGTCACGTTGGAGAACCGCGGCTTCCTCGAAAAGGTCGAGGGCACCAAGCGCTACAAGCTCACCCCGCGCCTGCTGGTGCTCGGCGCGATGTCGGTGACGGACGCGAATCTTTTCGAGAAATCCATCGATGTGATGCGCCGCCTGCGCGACGCGACGGGCGAGACCGCCCTGCTCGGCACCATCATCGATACGGAGGGCGTGGTCCTCGACCAAGCGCTCGGCACGCATCACTTCAAGTTCGCCGTCGATCCCGGCACGCGCTTCTGCCTGCACACCGCCGCCCCGGGCAAGGCGATGCTGGCGGCCATGCCGGAGGAAGAGCGCACCCAGCGGGTGATGAAGATGAAGCTCCCGCGCTTCACGGCAAACACGATCACCACGCACGATGCCTTCCTCGCCCATCTGAAGGAAGTCGGCGAGCGCGGCTATGGCTTCGATCTCGCCGAAGAGATGGAAGGCCAGACCTGCATCGGTGCCGCCATCCGCGGAGCCACCGGTGGCGTGATCGCCGCATTGTGGATCACCGCTCCATCTTCCCGCATCCCGGATACCCAACTCGACACCTTCGGAGCCGTGGTGAAAGCCCACGCGGATGAAATTTCCGGCCGCTTCGGAGCTGTCTTATCCCAAATTTCATGA
- a CDS encoding AEC family transporter, producing the protein MDTSQAVLAAVFPVYLIIIAGAVLRKLRILKQDQDEPVFRLVFGILYPCFILDKILGSSSVRDGGAVLWGIGVGFSLTVLGFAGAWFLAGLMNFQKGAGKRTFTLTTGVQNFGYTAIPVVEQVWAGTGAIAMLFVHNLGVELAIWSVGVMILSGEKNVPWKKLVNGPVISVLLGLVLVGSGLDGYLATGGGHPVGEPVRKAMAWLGAGAFPVAILITGALVIDLVGADKLSPKVVLGGTVVRLAVLPMLLLAAAKFLPAPVALKQVLIVQAAMPSAMTPIMLAKVYGGRPGVAVQVVIATTVVSLFTLPFVIVWGRQWAGL; encoded by the coding sequence GTGGATACTTCCCAGGCGGTTCTCGCGGCGGTCTTTCCGGTCTATCTGATCATCATCGCGGGGGCAGTGCTGCGGAAGTTGCGGATCCTCAAGCAGGATCAGGACGAGCCGGTCTTCCGCCTCGTCTTCGGCATCCTCTACCCCTGCTTCATCCTGGACAAGATCCTCGGCAGTTCGAGCGTCCGGGACGGCGGGGCGGTGCTGTGGGGCATCGGGGTCGGCTTCAGCCTCACGGTGCTCGGTTTCGCCGGGGCGTGGTTCTTGGCGGGCCTGATGAATTTCCAGAAGGGCGCGGGCAAGCGGACCTTCACGCTGACGACCGGGGTGCAGAATTTCGGCTACACTGCCATCCCCGTGGTGGAGCAGGTGTGGGCGGGCACCGGGGCGATCGCGATGCTCTTCGTCCACAATCTCGGCGTGGAGCTGGCGATCTGGTCGGTGGGCGTGATGATCCTCTCCGGAGAGAAGAATGTCCCATGGAAGAAGCTGGTGAATGGGCCGGTGATCTCCGTGCTGCTCGGCCTGGTACTGGTCGGCTCGGGCCTCGACGGCTATCTGGCCACGGGTGGCGGGCATCCGGTGGGCGAGCCAGTGCGGAAGGCGATGGCGTGGCTCGGAGCCGGGGCTTTCCCGGTGGCGATCCTTATCACCGGCGCGCTGGTCATCGATCTGGTGGGTGCTGACAAGCTCTCGCCCAAGGTGGTGCTGGGCGGCACGGTGGTGCGTCTGGCGGTGCTGCCGATGCTGTTGTTGGCGGCGGCGAAATTCCTTCCCGCCCCGGTGGCGCTGAAGCAGGTGCTCATCGTGCAGGCTGCCATGCCATCTGCCATGACGCCGATCATGCTGGCAAAGGTTTACGGCGGGAGGCCGGGCGTGGCGGTCCAGGTGGTGATCGCGACAACGGTGGTGAGCCTTTTCACGCTGCCCTTCGTGATTGTATGGGGCCGCCAGTGGGCGGGTTTGTGA
- a CDS encoding M23 family metallopeptidase → MLRSLALALASLLTPLSALELQLPTENHHLFTGEPEKFYMYVDRIFEGETSKPWEGGAYGYVRTPLRIGKDVVLTKFHEGIDIKPDKRDKAGNPLDLIMAVSDGIVVHASDVAGRSNYGKYIVVEHNYGGDAFYSLYAHLAKVTVKAGDPVKMGSVLGQMGYTGDGFYGSNVRAHLHLEMCLKMSDHFDGWHKAFSGGLNHHGNYSGLNLAGMDVATLYLEHKKNPALRIQDFVLNSPAYFKLTIPRDGEWDFARRHRWMVKGDIMEASPSWELSFTATGLITGIAPSQRPVSEPVVTAVRDSRVNHRHLTRGLIDGQGDKAVLTRSGKQLLALLTDDFPIPTPATSVTPASSAAPAGE, encoded by the coding sequence ATGCTCCGCTCCCTCGCTCTCGCCCTCGCCTCCCTCCTCACGCCCCTCTCCGCGCTGGAACTCCAGCTTCCGACGGAGAATCACCACCTCTTCACCGGCGAGCCGGAGAAGTTCTACATGTACGTGGACCGCATCTTCGAGGGCGAGACCTCGAAGCCATGGGAGGGCGGTGCCTACGGCTACGTCCGCACGCCGCTGCGCATCGGCAAGGACGTGGTGCTGACGAAGTTCCACGAGGGCATCGACATCAAGCCGGACAAGCGTGACAAGGCAGGCAACCCGCTCGACCTCATCATGGCCGTCTCGGACGGCATCGTGGTCCACGCCAGCGACGTCGCCGGGCGCTCGAACTACGGGAAATACATCGTGGTGGAGCACAACTACGGCGGCGATGCCTTCTACAGCCTCTACGCCCACCTCGCGAAGGTGACCGTGAAAGCGGGCGACCCCGTGAAGATGGGCTCCGTGCTCGGCCAGATGGGCTACACGGGCGATGGCTTCTACGGCAGCAACGTGCGCGCCCACCTGCACCTGGAAATGTGCCTGAAGATGAGCGATCACTTCGATGGCTGGCACAAGGCATTCTCGGGCGGCCTGAATCACCACGGGAACTACAGCGGCCTGAATCTCGCCGGCATGGACGTGGCCACGCTCTATCTGGAGCACAAGAAGAACCCGGCCCTGCGCATCCAGGACTTCGTCCTGAACAGCCCCGCCTACTTCAAGCTGACCATCCCGCGCGATGGCGAGTGGGACTTCGCCCGCCGCCACCGCTGGATGGTGAAGGGCGACATCATGGAAGCCTCGCCATCGTGGGAGCTGTCCTTCACCGCCACCGGCCTCATCACCGGCATCGCGCCCAGCCAGCGGCCGGTCTCCGAGCCGGTCGTGACCGCCGTGCGGGACTCGCGAGTGAATCACCGCCACCTGACCCGCGGCCTCATCGATGGCCAGGGCGACAAGGCGGTGCTGACCCGCTCCGGCAAGCAGCTCCTGGCGTTGCTGACGGATGACTTCCCCATTCCCACACCCGCCACCTCGGTCACCCCGGCATCCAGTGCCGCGCCTGCGGGCGAGTGA
- a CDS encoding RidA family protein, with protein MDSILARIESLGHTLPEVPVPVAAYVNCVRSGNLLFLSGGLPIDGDRKVIGKVPGDVSIEEAQEGARIIILNRLAVVKQEIGSLDKVKQIVALNGFVNSAPDFFGHPQVVNGASELLIEIFGEKGKHSRTALGAAALPLNVAVEINLIVEVE; from the coding sequence ATGGATTCCATCCTCGCCCGCATCGAAAGCCTCGGCCACACGCTCCCTGAAGTCCCCGTCCCCGTCGCTGCCTACGTCAACTGCGTCCGCAGCGGCAACCTGCTCTTCCTTTCCGGCGGCCTGCCCATCGACGGTGATCGCAAGGTGATCGGCAAGGTGCCCGGCGACGTCTCCATCGAGGAAGCTCAGGAAGGCGCCCGCATCATCATCCTGAACCGCCTCGCCGTGGTGAAGCAGGAGATCGGCTCGCTGGACAAGGTGAAGCAGATCGTCGCGCTGAATGGCTTCGTGAATTCCGCCCCGGACTTCTTCGGCCACCCGCAGGTGGTGAACGGAGCCAGCGAGCTGCTCATCGAGATCTTCGGCGAAAAGGGAAAACACTCCCGCACCGCGCTCGGTGCCGCCGCCCTGCCGCTGAACGTGGCAGTGGAGATCAACTTGATCGTGGAGGTCGAGTAA
- a CDS encoding TatD family hydrolase: protein MTAYDSHNHLQRFADPAKIVAEMRDAGVAGCVVNGTGEDDWEAVARLADQFPDFVWPAFGLHPWKAHLASPRWLPLLESYLDRFPDASVGECGLDGWIAAPALEIQRPVFLRQVALARERKLPVTIHALKAWEPLFDAFKDEPPPPRFLLHSFGGSAELVKRLADLGAWFSFSGYFLQPRKVKVVEAFKAVPRDRLLIETDAPDMMPPEEYISHPCDEGNHPANLPSIAAGLAERLEILLEELVAQTAENHRAFFDRSGH from the coding sequence ATGACTGCCTACGACTCGCACAACCACCTCCAGCGTTTCGCCGATCCCGCGAAGATCGTCGCGGAAATGCGGGACGCCGGGGTGGCCGGATGTGTCGTGAACGGGACGGGCGAGGACGACTGGGAAGCCGTCGCCCGCCTCGCCGATCAGTTTCCTGATTTCGTCTGGCCCGCGTTCGGCCTCCATCCGTGGAAAGCGCACCTCGCCTCGCCGAGGTGGCTTCCTCTTTTGGAGAGCTACCTCGATCGCTTTCCGGATGCGTCCGTCGGGGAATGCGGGCTAGACGGCTGGATCGCCGCGCCAGCGCTGGAGATCCAGCGGCCGGTCTTCCTCCGGCAAGTCGCCCTCGCCCGTGAGCGGAAATTGCCGGTGACCATCCACGCGCTGAAAGCTTGGGAGCCGCTGTTTGATGCGTTCAAGGACGAGCCTCCGCCACCTCGCTTCCTGCTGCACTCCTTCGGCGGATCAGCGGAACTCGTGAAGCGCCTCGCCGATCTCGGTGCGTGGTTTTCTTTTTCCGGCTACTTTCTTCAGCCTCGGAAGGTCAAGGTGGTGGAAGCCTTCAAGGCTGTGCCCCGTGACCGACTGCTGATCGAGACCGACGCCCCGGACATGATGCCACCGGAGGAATACATCAGCCATCCCTGCGACGAAGGAAATCATCCTGCCAACCTGCCGAGCATCGCCGCTGGCCTCGCGGAACGTCTGGAGATCCTGCTCGAAGAACTCGTCGCACAAACCGCGGAGAATCACCGGGCTTTCTTTGATCGCTCCGGGCACTGA
- a CDS encoding NYN domain-containing protein has protein sequence MEQLLIVDGHSAIFGMEDLRELHHGPKRHLARIELVKRLRDLGDRGEWKVVVVFDGRQTDRGYEGGNDEGILIIYSKARETADAVVERLAARFSEKGDRVRVASNDNMVILTATTFGAEAIRIEELEDWWESGSGG, from the coding sequence ATGGAGCAGCTCCTCATCGTGGACGGACACAGCGCGATCTTCGGCATGGAAGACCTGCGCGAGCTGCACCACGGGCCGAAGCGCCACCTCGCCCGCATCGAGCTGGTGAAGCGCCTGCGCGACCTGGGCGACCGCGGCGAGTGGAAGGTGGTCGTGGTCTTCGACGGCCGCCAGACCGACCGCGGCTACGAGGGTGGGAATGACGAGGGCATCCTCATCATCTACTCGAAGGCCCGCGAGACTGCCGACGCCGTGGTGGAGCGCCTCGCCGCCCGCTTCTCGGAAAAGGGCGATCGCGTCCGTGTGGCGAGCAACGACAACATGGTCATCCTCACCGCCACCACCTTCGGCGCGGAAGCCATCCGCATCGAGGAGTTGGAAGACTGGTGGGAAAGCGGCAGCGGCGGGTGA
- a CDS encoding chloride channel protein, with amino-acid sequence MAALLQLRAKWAWARLIALAVAMAVLVGSACAFFLWNLEAVTRIRFDHPWLLWLLPVAGMAVAWLYHRHGGESDGGNNLILDRIHDPGGGVPRRMAPLVLLGTLVTHLFGGSAGREGTAVQMGGSIASAVARPFLLAKGHVRMLLMAGVAAGFGAVFGTPLAGAVFAVEVAVVGRPGLRALPLCLLASYVGDLVCRAWGAGHTHYHIDGVAGPLAAGYLDALLLGKIALLALACGLVAWSFATLCHGLSARLRRWVPQPVWRPAIGGLAVIVLFLIAGRADFLGLGVWSPDAGAVTLTSLFSSPEIHPSAWVWKLAFTVVTISAGFKGGEVTPLFFIGAALGNALAGALGAPPELFAGLGMVAVFAGASQTPLACTLMGIELFGPGHALPLVLVCGLAFLASGHSGIYRSQRFAMRKPLWRRPPGHP; translated from the coding sequence ATGGCGGCCCTCCTCCAATTGCGGGCAAAGTGGGCATGGGCGCGGCTCATCGCCCTGGCGGTGGCGATGGCGGTGCTGGTGGGCTCGGCGTGCGCGTTCTTCCTGTGGAACCTGGAGGCGGTCACGCGGATCCGCTTCGATCACCCCTGGCTGCTGTGGCTGCTCCCCGTGGCGGGGATGGCGGTGGCGTGGCTCTACCATCGCCATGGCGGCGAATCCGACGGGGGGAACAATCTAATCCTCGACCGCATCCACGATCCCGGCGGTGGCGTGCCGCGCCGGATGGCCCCGCTGGTGCTGCTGGGCACGCTGGTGACGCATCTCTTTGGCGGATCTGCCGGGCGTGAAGGCACGGCGGTGCAGATGGGCGGCAGCATCGCCAGCGCGGTGGCTCGGCCATTCCTGCTGGCGAAGGGCCACGTGCGGATGCTGCTGATGGCCGGGGTGGCGGCGGGCTTCGGGGCGGTCTTTGGCACGCCCCTCGCCGGGGCGGTCTTCGCCGTGGAGGTGGCCGTCGTCGGCAGGCCCGGCCTGCGTGCGCTGCCGCTGTGCCTGCTGGCGTCCTATGTGGGGGATCTGGTCTGCCGGGCATGGGGGGCAGGGCACACGCACTATCACATCGATGGCGTGGCGGGCCCGCTCGCGGCGGGGTATCTGGATGCGCTGCTGCTGGGGAAGATCGCGCTGCTGGCGCTCGCTTGCGGTCTGGTGGCGTGGAGCTTTGCCACGCTCTGCCACGGGCTCTCTGCCCGGCTGCGCCGCTGGGTCCCGCAGCCCGTGTGGCGTCCTGCCATCGGCGGGCTGGCGGTCATCGTGCTCTTCCTCATCGCCGGGCGGGCGGATTTCCTCGGGCTCGGCGTGTGGTCGCCGGATGCCGGGGCCGTGACGCTCACGTCGCTCTTTTCCTCGCCGGAGATCCATCCGTCGGCGTGGGTGTGGAAGCTGGCCTTCACGGTCGTGACCATATCCGCGGGCTTCAAGGGCGGGGAAGTCACGCCGCTCTTCTTCATCGGGGCCGCGCTTGGTAATGCATTGGCCGGGGCGCTGGGGGCGCCACCGGAGCTCTTCGCCGGGCTGGGGATGGTGGCGGTCTTTGCCGGGGCGAGCCAGACGCCGCTGGCCTGCACGCTCATGGGAATCGAGCTTTTCGGCCCCGGGCACGCCCTGCCGCTCGTGCTCGTGTGCGGCCTCGCCTTCCTCGCCAGCGGGCACTCCGGCATCTACCGGTCCCAGCGGTTTGCGATGCGGAAGCCCCTCTGGCGGCGGCCTCCCGGGCACCCCTGA